A genomic window from Ideonella sp. WA131b includes:
- the lepA gene encoding translation elongation factor 4 encodes MNQIRNFSIIAHIDHGKSTLADRLIQRCGGLSDREMEAQVLDSMDIERERGITIKAQTAALQYTARDGRVYNLNLIDTPGHVDFSYEVSRSLSACEGALLVVDASQGVEAQTVANCYTALDLGVEVVPVLNKMDLPQADPENARSEIEDVIGIDAEHAIPCSAKTGMGIDDILEAVIARMPAPRGQPDGPPRAMIIDAWFDNYVGVVMLVRVVDGKLGKGERIRLMATNAVYGIEHLGVFTPKSVPRDELRAGEVGFVICGIKELAAAKVGDTLTLEKKLTNNAGPATEPLPGFKEIQPQVFAGLYPTEASEYDQLRDALEKLKLNDSSLRYEPEVSQALGFGFRCGFLGLLHMEIVQERLEREFDQDLVTTAPSVVYEVELNDGTVLKVENPSKMPDLGRIREIREPIVTVHLYMPQDCVGPVMTLANQKRGVQLNMAYHGKQVMLTYELPLAEIVLDFFDKLKSVSRGYASMDYEFKEYRAADVVKVDIMINGQRVDPLAMIVHRTQSQYRGRAVAAKMREQIPRQMYDVAIQAAIGANIIAREDIKALRKNVLAKCYGGDITRKKKLLEKQKAGKKRMKQIGSVEVPQEAFLAILQVDD; translated from the coding sequence ATGAACCAAATCCGCAACTTCTCCATCATTGCCCACATCGACCACGGCAAGAGCACGCTGGCAGACCGACTCATCCAGCGCTGCGGGGGGCTCAGCGATCGCGAGATGGAAGCGCAGGTGCTGGACTCGATGGACATCGAGCGCGAGCGCGGCATCACCATCAAGGCGCAGACGGCGGCGCTGCAGTACACGGCGCGCGACGGCCGGGTCTACAACCTCAACCTCATCGACACCCCCGGGCATGTGGACTTCTCCTACGAGGTCAGCCGCTCGCTGAGTGCCTGCGAGGGCGCGCTGCTGGTGGTGGATGCCAGCCAGGGCGTGGAGGCGCAGACGGTGGCCAACTGCTACACGGCGCTGGATCTCGGCGTCGAGGTCGTGCCCGTGCTCAACAAGATGGACCTGCCGCAGGCCGACCCCGAGAACGCCCGCTCGGAGATCGAGGACGTCATCGGCATCGACGCCGAGCACGCCATCCCCTGCAGCGCCAAGACGGGCATGGGCATCGACGACATCCTCGAAGCCGTGATCGCCCGCATGCCGGCGCCGCGTGGCCAGCCCGACGGCCCGCCGCGGGCCATGATCATCGACGCCTGGTTCGACAACTACGTCGGCGTCGTCATGCTGGTGCGCGTGGTCGACGGCAAGCTGGGCAAGGGCGAGCGCATCCGGCTGATGGCCACCAACGCCGTCTACGGCATCGAGCACCTGGGCGTGTTCACCCCCAAGAGCGTGCCGCGCGACGAGTTGCGCGCGGGCGAGGTGGGCTTCGTGATCTGCGGCATCAAGGAGTTGGCCGCCGCCAAGGTGGGCGACACCCTCACGCTGGAGAAGAAGCTCACCAACAACGCCGGCCCGGCCACCGAGCCGCTGCCGGGCTTCAAGGAGATCCAGCCGCAGGTCTTTGCCGGGCTCTACCCCACCGAGGCCAGCGAGTACGACCAGCTGCGCGACGCGCTGGAAAAGCTCAAGCTCAACGACTCCAGCCTGCGCTACGAGCCCGAGGTGAGCCAGGCGCTGGGTTTCGGCTTCCGCTGCGGCTTTCTCGGGCTGCTGCACATGGAGATCGTGCAGGAGCGGCTGGAGCGCGAGTTCGACCAGGACCTCGTGACCACCGCGCCCAGCGTGGTCTACGAGGTCGAGCTGAACGACGGCACGGTGCTGAAGGTCGAGAACCCGAGCAAGATGCCGGATCTCGGCCGCATCCGCGAAATCCGCGAGCCCATCGTCACCGTGCACCTGTACATGCCGCAGGACTGCGTGGGCCCGGTCATGACGCTGGCCAACCAGAAGCGCGGCGTGCAGCTGAACATGGCCTACCACGGCAAGCAGGTGATGCTCACCTACGAGCTGCCGCTGGCCGAGATCGTGCTGGACTTCTTCGACAAGCTCAAGAGCGTGAGCCGCGGCTATGCCAGCATGGACTACGAGTTCAAGGAGTACCGCGCCGCCGACGTGGTGAAGGTCGACATCATGATCAACGGCCAGCGCGTGGACCCGCTGGCCATGATCGTGCACCGCACGCAGAGCCAGTACCGCGGCCGCGCCGTGGCCGCCAAGATGCGCGAGCAGATCCCGCGCCAGATGTACGACGTGGCCATCCAGGCCGCCATCGGCGCGAACATCATCGCCCGCGAGGACATCAAGGCGCTGCGCAAGAACGTGCTGGCAAAATGCTACGGAGGCGACATCACGCGCAAGAAGAAGCTGCTCGAGAAGCAGAAGGCCGGCAAGAAGCGCATGAAGCAGATCGGTTCGGTGGAAGTGCCGCAGGAGGCCTTCCTCGCCATCCTGCAGGTCGATGATTGA
- the lepB gene encoding signal peptidase I — translation MSTLTAALYGALVAYLGGWFLGFWTGNFSLLLFVLTLVTLAYWLAERVHFKPARVAAAEALERNEAARRADLARKGIDKVDGNVAAAKETLLMQPWWLDWTAGLFPVILIVFLLRSFLFEPFKIPSGSMIPTLLVGDLILVNKFHYGVRLPVINTKIIENNAVQRGDVMVFRYPVDPRQDYIKRVVGLPGDTITWANQKLSLNGQPVPTTAQGEFYEADSRRYEPQFSEKLGEVEHRILVDPRRQSWFGPDPKTFPFADQCRYTAEGVSCQVPPGHYFLMGDNRDNSQDSRYWGFVPDKNIVGRAFFVWMNFGNLGRIGPFQ, via the coding sequence ATGAGCACACTCACCGCTGCGCTGTATGGCGCCCTCGTCGCCTACCTGGGCGGCTGGTTCCTCGGCTTCTGGACGGGCAACTTCTCGCTGCTGCTGTTTGTGCTGACGCTGGTCACGCTGGCCTACTGGTTGGCCGAGCGCGTGCACTTCAAGCCGGCGCGCGTGGCCGCTGCCGAGGCGCTGGAACGCAACGAAGCCGCCCGCCGCGCCGACCTGGCCCGCAAGGGCATCGACAAGGTCGACGGCAACGTGGCCGCCGCCAAGGAGACGCTGCTGATGCAGCCCTGGTGGCTGGACTGGACGGCCGGGCTGTTTCCGGTGATCCTGATCGTTTTCCTGCTGCGCAGCTTTCTCTTCGAGCCCTTCAAGATCCCGTCGGGCTCGATGATCCCCACCTTGCTGGTGGGCGACCTGATCCTGGTGAACAAGTTCCACTATGGCGTGCGGCTGCCGGTGATCAACACCAAGATCATCGAGAACAACGCCGTGCAGCGTGGCGACGTGATGGTGTTCCGCTACCCGGTGGACCCGCGCCAGGACTACATCAAGCGTGTCGTGGGCCTGCCCGGCGACACCATCACCTGGGCCAACCAGAAGCTCAGCCTCAACGGGCAGCCGGTGCCCACCACGGCGCAGGGCGAGTTCTACGAGGCCGACTCGCGCCGCTATGAGCCGCAGTTCTCCGAGAAGCTGGGCGAGGTCGAGCACCGCATCCTGGTGGACCCTCGCCGCCAGTCGTGGTTCGGGCCCGATCCCAAGACCTTCCCGTTTGCCGACCAGTGCCGCTACACGGCCGAGGGCGTGAGCTGCCAGGTGCCCCCAGGGCACTACTTCCTGATGGGCGACAACCGCGACAACTCGCAGGACTCCCGCTACTGGGGGTTCGTGCCCGACAAGAACATCGTCGGCCGCGCGTTCTTCGTCTGGATGAACTTCGGCAACCTGGGCCGCATCGGTCCGTTCCAGTGA
- a CDS encoding DUF4845 domain-containing protein, giving the protein MTRPAPSHDGRRARQRGLTLFGLLFWALVVGFVGYLLVRVVPTANEYLTIQRAVDKIAAGQPATVAEARAAFDRQKDIEYAITAISGKDLVVTKENDRVVLAFAYDKEISVLGPLHILIKYEGRSKPGP; this is encoded by the coding sequence ATGACCCGACCCGCACCGTCCCATGACGGCCGACGCGCCCGGCAGCGGGGCCTCACCTTGTTCGGCCTGCTGTTCTGGGCGCTGGTCGTCGGCTTCGTGGGCTACCTGCTGGTGCGCGTGGTGCCCACGGCCAACGAGTACCTGACGATCCAGCGCGCGGTCGACAAGATCGCGGCTGGACAGCCCGCCACCGTGGCCGAGGCGCGCGCCGCCTTCGACCGCCAGAAGGACATCGAGTACGCCATCACCGCCATCAGCGGCAAGGATCTCGTGGTGACCAAGGAGAACGACCGCGTCGTGCTGGCCTTCGCTTACGACAAGGAGATCTCGGTGCTGGGGCCTTTGCACATCCTCATCAAGTACGAGGGCCGCTCCAAGCCCGGCCCCTGA
- the rnc gene encoding ribonuclease III, whose protein sequence is MPLELLQRRLGHRFANPALLQRALTHRSFGAEHNERLEFLGDTVLALAVSELLYERFSGSDEGDLTRVRAHLVREDSLHKAALALGLPELLRLSEGEARGGGAQRPSILADALEALIGAVFQDGGYTKARALVQGLFGEVIQATEAESWRKDAKTELQEWLQARRIAVPGYRIVATRGQAHAQTFEVECAVPALERRATGQGRSRRAAEQEAARRLLAELKAQNGSA, encoded by the coding sequence CTGCCGCTGGAGTTGCTCCAGCGCCGCCTGGGCCACCGTTTCGCCAACCCGGCGCTGCTGCAGCGTGCGCTCACGCACCGCAGCTTTGGCGCCGAACACAACGAACGGCTGGAGTTCCTGGGCGACACCGTGCTGGCGCTGGCCGTTTCGGAGCTGCTGTACGAGCGCTTCTCGGGCAGCGACGAGGGCGACCTCACGCGCGTGCGCGCCCACCTCGTGCGCGAGGACAGCCTGCACAAGGCGGCACTGGCGCTGGGCCTGCCCGAGCTGCTGCGGCTGTCCGAGGGCGAGGCCCGCGGCGGCGGCGCGCAGCGCCCCTCGATCCTGGCTGACGCGCTGGAGGCGCTGATCGGCGCCGTGTTCCAAGACGGCGGCTACACCAAGGCGCGGGCGCTGGTGCAGGGCCTGTTCGGCGAGGTCATCCAGGCCACCGAGGCCGAGAGCTGGCGCAAGGACGCCAAGACCGAGTTGCAGGAGTGGCTGCAGGCGCGGCGCATCGCCGTGCCCGGCTACCGCATCGTGGCCACGCGCGGCCAGGCGCACGCGCAGACCTTCGAGGTCGAGTGCGCCGTGCCGGCGCTGGAGCGCCGCGCCACCGGGCAGGGGCGCTCGCGCCGCGCCGCCGAGCAGGAGGCCGCCCGCCGCCTGCTCGCCGAACTCAAGGCCCAGAACGGCAGCGCATGA
- the era gene encoding GTPase Era → MKPANPAPPAPGGPRRCGLVAIVGRPNVGKSTLLNALVGQKVSITSEKAQTTRHRITGIRTQGATQFVFVDTPGFQTRHGQALNRTLNRTVLATLADVDAVLFVCEAGRFSLADAHVLALLQGDGMGGKPVLLVANKLDALARRQDVLPWLRGMQERHAFAEFVPMSARRPGDVERLLEIVAPHLPEQDWLHEEDALTDRSERFMAGEMIREKLFRLTGDELPYTSTVVMEQFEEDDPDAEPRRIRLAATIVVERDAHKAMVIGEGGERIKRIGSEARQELERLWGARVFLELWVKVRSGWADDEAHLRSYGYE, encoded by the coding sequence ATGAAGCCCGCCAACCCCGCCCCGCCAGCGCCAGGCGGCCCCAGGCGTTGCGGCCTGGTGGCCATCGTCGGCCGCCCCAATGTCGGCAAGAGCACGCTGCTCAACGCGCTGGTGGGGCAGAAGGTCAGCATCACGTCCGAAAAGGCGCAGACCACCCGCCACCGCATCACCGGCATCCGCACGCAGGGGGCGACGCAATTTGTCTTCGTCGACACGCCCGGCTTCCAGACCCGCCACGGCCAGGCCCTCAACCGCACGCTCAACCGCACGGTGCTGGCCACACTGGCCGACGTCGACGCAGTGCTGTTCGTCTGCGAGGCCGGGCGCTTCAGCCTGGCCGACGCGCACGTGCTGGCGCTGCTGCAAGGCGATGGCATGGGCGGCAAGCCGGTGCTGCTGGTGGCCAACAAGCTGGACGCGCTGGCGCGCCGGCAGGACGTGCTGCCCTGGCTCAGGGGCATGCAGGAGCGCCACGCCTTTGCCGAGTTCGTGCCGATGAGCGCGCGCCGGCCCGGCGACGTGGAGCGCCTGCTCGAGATCGTCGCCCCGCACCTGCCCGAGCAGGACTGGCTGCACGAGGAAGACGCGCTCACCGACCGCAGCGAACGCTTCATGGCCGGCGAGATGATCCGCGAGAAGCTCTTCCGGCTGACCGGCGACGAGCTGCCGTACACGAGCACGGTCGTGATGGAGCAGTTCGAGGAAGACGATCCCGACGCCGAGCCGCGGCGCATCCGCCTGGCCGCCACCATCGTGGTGGAGCGCGACGCGCACAAGGCCATGGTCATCGGCGAGGGCGGCGAGCGCATCAAGCGCATCGGCAGCGAGGCGCGGCAGGAGCTGGAGCGCCTGTGGGGCGCGCGGGTGTTCCTGGAGCTGTGGGTCAAGGTGCGCTCGGGCTGGGCCGACGACGAGGCCCACCTGCGGAGCTATGGCTACGAGTAG
- a CDS encoding recombination protein O N-terminal domain-containing protein, which translates to MATSRAPRRAPVPQPAYVLQRHDWSESSLIVELFTRGLGRVVTVARGAKKPTSNYRALLLPFQPVAVVLGAPPKAAAEGHDLLPLRSAEWAGDGWPGRAGGQPLVRGAALFSAFYLNELLLKGLARQDPHEALFDDYAAALDALAAGPAAEGARDEAAVLRAFELSLLRETGLLPDLSLATLSAQPLAEDGHYTLDATHGLVPAPDGATGARWTALEAALGAGRARFEALHAACRGAATALRRPLQGLLHYHLGHTPMRTREVLRGVQKLIQP; encoded by the coding sequence ATGGCTACGAGTAGAGCGCCGCGGCGCGCGCCGGTGCCGCAGCCGGCCTACGTGCTGCAGCGCCACGACTGGAGCGAGAGCAGCCTGATCGTCGAGCTGTTCACGCGCGGGCTGGGCCGTGTCGTCACGGTGGCGCGCGGCGCCAAGAAGCCCACCTCGAACTACCGTGCGCTGCTGCTGCCCTTTCAGCCGGTGGCGGTGGTGCTGGGCGCGCCGCCCAAGGCCGCCGCCGAGGGCCACGACCTGCTGCCCCTGCGCAGCGCCGAGTGGGCGGGCGATGGTTGGCCCGGCCGGGCCGGCGGCCAGCCGCTGGTGCGCGGCGCGGCCCTCTTCAGCGCCTTCTACCTGAACGAGCTGCTGCTCAAGGGGCTGGCCCGGCAGGATCCGCACGAGGCGCTGTTCGACGATTACGCGGCAGCGCTGGACGCCCTGGCTGCGGGGCCAGCGGCCGAGGGCGCGCGCGACGAGGCCGCCGTGCTGCGCGCCTTCGAGCTGAGCCTGCTGCGCGAGACCGGGCTGCTGCCCGATCTCTCGCTGGCCACGCTCAGCGCCCAGCCGCTGGCCGAGGACGGCCACTACACGCTCGACGCCACGCACGGCCTGGTGCCCGCGCCCGACGGCGCCACCGGCGCGCGCTGGACGGCGCTGGAGGCCGCGCTCGGCGCGGGCCGGGCGCGCTTCGAGGCGCTGCACGCCGCCTGCCGCGGCGCCGCGACGGCCTTGCGCAGGCCGCTGCAGGGCCTGCTTCACTATCATCTCGGCCACACGCCGATGCGCACGCGCGAGGTCCTGCGGGGCGTGCAGAAGCTCATCCAGCCATGA